In Candidatus Desulforudis audaxviator MP104C, a genomic segment contains:
- a CDS encoding DUF445 domain-containing protein — translation MFFIYALTLPLVGALIGWGTNLIAVKLLFRPYRPYKVPFLPLVIQGLLPKRRQDLARSIGETVESELLTFDDLVKQVHTEEMTKRLSQAIGDAVHEAMMVRTPGIIPGSIKKALADTLADMVEDRVPGIIDWLADEVAQAAREEIKIGRMIEDRMNSFPLETLEKVIFRVASKEIKHITVLGGVLGFLIGLVQVLFLYLARVADTPVI, via the coding sequence TTGTTCTTCATATACGCGCTGACACTACCGCTGGTTGGGGCGCTTATCGGGTGGGGAACCAACCTCATTGCCGTGAAGTTGTTGTTCCGTCCTTACCGGCCTTACAAAGTCCCCTTTCTGCCCCTGGTGATCCAGGGGCTCCTGCCCAAGAGACGCCAGGATTTGGCCCGCAGTATCGGGGAAACAGTGGAATCCGAACTACTTACCTTCGACGACCTCGTGAAGCAGGTCCATACCGAGGAAATGACCAAACGTCTGTCTCAGGCGATCGGCGACGCGGTCCACGAGGCGATGATGGTCCGCACTCCCGGAATTATTCCGGGGTCCATCAAGAAAGCGCTGGCCGACACTCTGGCCGATATGGTGGAAGACCGGGTACCGGGCATTATCGACTGGCTGGCCGACGAGGTGGCCCAGGCGGCCCGAGAGGAGATCAAGATCGGCCGGATGATTGAGGACCGAATGAACTCGTTTCCCCTGGAAACCCTGGAGAAAGTGATTTTCCGGGTGGCTTCCAAGGAGATCAAGCACATCACGGTACTGGGCGGGGTTTTGGGCTTCCTGATCGGGCTGGTCCAGGTGCTTTTCCTGTACCTGGCGCGGGTGGCCGATACGCCGGTGATTTAA
- the ytxC gene encoding putative sporulation protein YtxC: MDVYVSTQAHHATLMHSLLKRELRILRGKGMRVAFRERPPGVFRCRMNEPRLFGRRDRRGFRQAIANAVAVFVIQEWDYYVGRRLPAGTGWTSNGDWEMIRARLKVDQFLFDGYRQECVDRLVSYLEENIRLDVDGFVNFRMQDFIDHVGKAADRILDDLLLEQENREFISVLRQFVERQEQPLDMVHVVMMSGNRFQIYDRSMQVVTKSVDAAPGAVDDEVRQEDLLISALVTLAPCQVTLHGKCMPATYNTLTEVFPGALRRCAGCRYCPARNQA; encoded by the coding sequence TTGGACGTCTACGTCTCCACTCAAGCGCACCATGCCACCCTTATGCATAGTCTTCTGAAGCGGGAGCTGCGCATTCTGCGAGGCAAGGGGATGCGGGTGGCTTTCAGGGAACGGCCCCCCGGTGTTTTCCGCTGCCGGATGAATGAACCCCGTCTTTTCGGTCGTCGGGACCGCAGGGGGTTCCGGCAGGCGATCGCCAACGCCGTGGCGGTCTTCGTGATTCAGGAGTGGGACTATTACGTGGGTCGCCGGCTTCCGGCCGGTACCGGCTGGACGAGTAACGGGGACTGGGAGATGATCCGCGCGCGCCTGAAAGTAGACCAGTTCCTTTTCGACGGCTATCGGCAGGAGTGTGTGGACCGCCTCGTGTCCTACTTGGAAGAAAACATCCGGTTGGACGTCGACGGCTTCGTGAACTTCCGAATGCAGGATTTCATTGACCACGTTGGGAAAGCTGCGGACCGAATTCTGGATGATCTCTTGCTGGAACAGGAAAACCGCGAGTTCATCAGCGTACTCCGGCAGTTCGTGGAACGACAGGAACAACCCCTGGACATGGTTCACGTGGTGATGATGTCGGGAAACCGTTTTCAGATTTACGACCGGTCCATGCAGGTGGTGACGAAAAGTGTCGATGCGGCACCGGGCGCGGTAGACGACGAGGTCCGGCAGGAAGACCTTCTGATCTCGGCCCTGGTGACCCTGGCACCTTGCCAGGTCACCTTGCACGGCAAGTGCATGCCGGCCACCTACAATACGCTGACCGAGGTATTCCCCGGGGCCCTGCGCCGTTGTGCCGGGTGCAGATACTGCCCGGCCCGCAACCAGGCTTGA
- a CDS encoding HAD family hydrolase, which translates to MLHGVYIIDADNTLWDTNEVFLGAQIRMIENMRENGCSLETGAALEFLRALDFRLAVALDDFEYDYSRLACALFLVDRGRPENEAVRLATAAVPPAPEWDRARLAGRVFYTHLQAHCPPLFFGVAETLAALRSGGNTLVLHSEGRHERIAETLSAHNLDPFFHHTALERKSQDSFRRARLAGEAYFAQTKGRSPDHCVVVGDSPKRDIRFGNIIGATTVFKPGGWLGTELPDDPLLTPDYTISCFTELLELGTK; encoded by the coding sequence TTGCTGCACGGCGTTTATATTATTGATGCCGACAATACCCTTTGGGATACGAACGAGGTGTTTCTGGGCGCCCAGATCAGAATGATTGAAAACATGCGGGAAAACGGGTGCAGCCTGGAGACCGGGGCGGCCCTGGAGTTTTTGCGGGCGCTCGATTTTCGCCTCGCTGTAGCTTTGGACGACTTTGAGTACGATTATTCGCGGCTGGCCTGCGCCCTGTTCCTGGTCGACCGCGGCCGGCCGGAGAACGAAGCGGTCCGTCTGGCGACGGCCGCGGTACCGCCGGCTCCGGAATGGGATCGGGCACGGCTTGCGGGGAGAGTTTTCTACACCCACCTCCAGGCCCACTGTCCCCCGCTCTTTTTTGGAGTCGCCGAAACCCTGGCCGCGCTCCGGAGCGGGGGAAACACTCTGGTACTGCATTCCGAGGGCCGGCACGAACGAATTGCAGAAACTCTTTCGGCACATAATCTCGATCCGTTTTTTCACCACACCGCCCTGGAACGCAAGAGCCAGGATTCCTTCCGGCGAGCTAGGCTGGCCGGGGAGGCTTATTTCGCGCAAACCAAGGGCCGGAGTCCGGATCACTGCGTGGTGGTCGGTGACTCCCCCAAGCGCGACATTCGTTTCGGGAATATCATCGGCGCCACTACCGTCTTCAAACCCGGCGGGTGGCTGGGAACCGAACTGCCGGACGATCCCCTACTCACCCCGGACTACACCATCAGCTGTTTCACTGAACTGCTGGAACTTGGGACCAAATAA
- a CDS encoding ABC transporter ATP-binding protein yields the protein MLTVRNLNVYYGTIYAIQNISFEVKEGEIVTLIGANGAGKSTTLRTISGLIKPKSGDIEFQDQKITDLKPHVIVSKGLIHVPEGRKIIGNFTVRENLMMGAYARKDRSGIADTLEEVYTRFPRLKEREKQLGGTLSGGEQQMLAIGRGLMANPRLLLLDEPSMGLSPILTEEIFSIIRTINQKGTTILLVEQNAYMAFQIAHRAYVLETGRVIMSGDCQILQNDPKIRSAYLGEIA from the coding sequence ATGTTGACGGTAAGGAATTTAAACGTTTATTACGGTACCATTTACGCTATTCAAAACATCTCCTTCGAAGTAAAGGAAGGGGAGATCGTTACCCTGATCGGGGCCAACGGCGCCGGCAAGAGCACGACGCTGCGTACCATCTCGGGTCTGATCAAGCCGAAAAGCGGCGACATTGAGTTTCAAGACCAGAAAATCACCGACCTGAAGCCGCATGTGATCGTCAGCAAGGGCCTGATCCACGTCCCTGAGGGCCGGAAAATTATCGGCAATTTCACAGTGCGTGAGAATCTCATGATGGGGGCGTACGCGCGCAAGGACCGTTCCGGTATCGCGGACACGCTGGAAGAGGTGTACACCCGCTTCCCCCGGCTGAAGGAGCGGGAGAAGCAATTGGGCGGGACGCTTTCCGGCGGCGAACAGCAGATGCTGGCCATCGGCCGCGGTTTAATGGCGAACCCCCGACTCTTACTGTTGGATGAACCGTCGATGGGACTGTCGCCGATTTTGACGGAAGAAATCTTTTCGATTATCCGGACCATCAACCAGAAGGGCACGACGATCCTTCTGGTGGAGCAGAACGCCTACATGGCGTTTCAGATTGCCCACCGGGCCTATGTGCTTGAAACCGGCCGGGTGATAATGTCCGGGGACTGCCAGATCCTTCAGAACGACCCGAAGATCCGGTCCGCCTACCTGGGTGAAATCGCCTGA
- a CDS encoding ABC transporter ATP-binding protein has translation MPLLKVDQLEISFGGLKAVSNFNLEMETGEIVGLIGPNGAGKTTVFNLITGYFPPTTGSITFEGTVITGKKPYQICQLGIARTFQNIRLFSQNTVLDNVRAAFQPHSRYWLIDAFLRTPRFLAEEARILSESQEILDTLGLLHRAGDRAGSLPYGAQRRLEIARALACKPKLLLLDEPAAGMNPSEVRELVKLVRFIKERFDLTVLVIEHQMGLVMNLCERLVVMDFGVTIAEGLPHEVRENPKVLSAYLGRGAVA, from the coding sequence ATGCCACTGTTAAAGGTTGATCAACTGGAGATTAGTTTCGGTGGCCTGAAAGCGGTGAGCAACTTCAACCTGGAAATGGAAACGGGCGAGATCGTGGGGCTCATCGGGCCGAACGGCGCGGGCAAGACCACGGTGTTCAATCTGATCACCGGTTATTTCCCGCCCACGACCGGTTCTATCACTTTTGAAGGAACAGTGATCACCGGGAAAAAGCCTTACCAGATCTGTCAATTGGGTATCGCCCGGACCTTTCAGAACATCCGCCTGTTTTCACAGAATACCGTCTTGGACAATGTCCGGGCCGCCTTTCAGCCCCACAGCCGCTACTGGCTTATCGACGCCTTCCTGCGCACACCGCGTTTTTTGGCTGAGGAAGCCCGTATCCTGTCGGAGTCACAAGAAATCCTGGACACGCTCGGTCTCTTGCACCGGGCAGGCGACCGGGCCGGGTCGCTGCCGTACGGCGCCCAGCGCCGCCTGGAAATCGCCAGGGCCCTGGCCTGCAAACCAAAGCTTCTCCTGCTGGACGAGCCCGCGGCGGGGATGAACCCGTCGGAGGTGCGGGAACTGGTCAAACTGGTAAGGTTCATTAAGGAACGGTTCGATCTGACCGTGCTGGTCATCGAGCACCAGATGGGCCTGGTGATGAACCTGTGTGAGCGGCTGGTGGTCATGGACTTCGGCGTAACCATCGCCGAAGGCTTACCCCACGAGGTGCGCGAGAATCCCAAAGTGTTGAGCGCCTATCTCGGCAGGGGGGCGGTGGCCTGA
- a CDS encoding branched-chain amino acid ABC transporter permease, whose amino-acid sequence MGVNSNLKRLALYAVGTVAVYAVIKLLVVSGFINPYWQRVLDQAMIITIGALGLSVIFGISGQFSIGHAAFYGIGAYTAGLVTKSLGGDVAAFLAALVAGAFMAALVAFLIGLPVLRLTSDYLGIATLGFGIICKVGFDNANKVIPAMGGATGMTGIPQVANFDWIFLFFILSIILARNFVQSAQGRSCMALREDEVAANVIGINIFKFKMMAFVFGCGLAGLAGALYAHRYPFLHPSNFDFLPSVDFLIIVVLGGMGSLTGTIVTAVGWVFLLEALRAVLGMAFMDWRGVIYALILVVTILVRRQGIFGNKEYGFLAPLVFKAKEGPNATVKG is encoded by the coding sequence ATGGGAGTGAACAGCAACCTAAAGAGACTTGCCCTTTACGCAGTGGGGACCGTGGCGGTCTATGCGGTGATCAAGTTGCTGGTGGTGAGCGGATTCATCAATCCCTACTGGCAACGGGTTCTCGACCAGGCCATGATCATCACCATCGGTGCCCTGGGCCTGAGCGTGATCTTCGGGATATCCGGTCAGTTCTCCATCGGGCATGCCGCGTTTTACGGAATCGGCGCTTACACGGCCGGTTTGGTGACCAAGTCACTTGGCGGGGATGTCGCGGCGTTCTTGGCTGCCCTGGTGGCTGGAGCGTTTATGGCCGCGCTGGTGGCGTTCCTGATCGGTCTGCCCGTGCTGCGTTTGACCTCGGACTACCTGGGGATTGCCACGCTCGGTTTCGGAATCATCTGTAAGGTTGGTTTTGACAATGCAAACAAAGTCATCCCGGCCATGGGCGGGGCAACCGGTATGACCGGCATTCCCCAGGTGGCTAATTTCGACTGGATCTTCCTATTTTTCATCCTGAGCATCATTCTAGCCCGCAACTTCGTGCAGTCCGCTCAAGGCCGGTCGTGCATGGCTTTGAGGGAGGACGAGGTCGCCGCCAACGTGATCGGAATAAACATTTTTAAATTTAAAATGATGGCGTTCGTGTTCGGATGCGGCCTGGCCGGGTTGGCCGGCGCGCTGTACGCCCACCGGTATCCGTTCCTTCATCCTTCGAACTTCGACTTTCTGCCGTCGGTGGACTTCCTGATCATCGTTGTGCTTGGCGGGATGGGCAGCTTGACCGGTACCATCGTTACCGCCGTCGGCTGGGTGTTTTTGCTCGAAGCACTGCGTGCGGTACTGGGGATGGCGTTCATGGATTGGCGGGGCGTGATCTACGCCCTAATCCTGGTGGTCACGATTCTGGTGCGGCGTCAGGGCATCTTCGGGAACAAAGAGTACGGTTTCCTGGCTCCGCTAGTGTTCAAGGCCAAGGAGGGTCCAAATGCCACTGTTAAAGGTTGA
- a CDS encoding branched-chain amino acid ABC transporter permease: protein MEYFLEQVINGLQLGLVYALIALGYTMVYGIVRLINFAHGEVFMVGAFVGYFGFTNWNMPWPLAILVAMIICACLGMTIERLAYRPLRYAPRIMALIAAIGVSFFIAHFCSLKFMFGPNYRVVQRPFEEVYWSIGGVTISNIQLLIFVTVVIMLLGLQYLVYRTRLGAAMRTLSYDHDTARLMGVNVDRTISLTFGIGAALAAVGGVLYAIAYPQIFTFMGIMPGLKAFTAAVLGGIGLIPGAMLGALIMGQAEVMTAAFISSQLRDMIAFSILILVLLIKPTGILGKTQPEKV, encoded by the coding sequence TTGGAGTATTTTCTGGAACAGGTGATCAACGGGCTTCAGCTCGGCTTGGTTTACGCGCTGATCGCCCTGGGCTACACAATGGTTTACGGAATAGTGAGACTGATCAACTTCGCCCACGGCGAGGTTTTTATGGTAGGGGCCTTTGTCGGTTATTTCGGGTTCACCAACTGGAACATGCCCTGGCCGCTGGCCATCTTGGTGGCAATGATAATCTGCGCCTGCCTGGGTATGACCATCGAGCGGCTCGCCTACCGCCCTCTGCGTTACGCGCCCCGGATTATGGCTCTCATTGCCGCCATCGGTGTGTCGTTTTTCATTGCGCACTTTTGCAGTTTGAAGTTCATGTTCGGTCCGAACTACCGGGTGGTCCAGCGTCCGTTTGAAGAGGTTTACTGGAGCATCGGCGGGGTCACGATCTCCAACATTCAGCTCTTGATTTTCGTCACCGTCGTGATAATGCTGCTCGGCCTTCAATACCTCGTGTACCGGACCAGGCTCGGCGCCGCCATGCGTACGTTGTCCTACGATCACGATACCGCCCGGTTGATGGGAGTGAACGTGGATCGTACCATCTCTTTAACCTTCGGGATCGGCGCGGCGCTGGCGGCTGTGGGCGGCGTGCTTTACGCCATCGCCTACCCGCAGATTTTCACGTTCATGGGAATCATGCCCGGTCTTAAGGCCTTCACCGCCGCGGTCTTGGGAGGTATCGGCCTCATTCCCGGGGCGATGCTGGGGGCTCTGATTATGGGCCAGGCGGAGGTAATGACCGCGGCATTCATCTCCTCCCAGTTGCGCGACATGATCGCCTTTTCGATCCTGATTTTGGTGCTACTGATTAAACCCACCGGCATTCTGGGCAAGACCCAGCCGGAAAAGGTTTAA
- a CDS encoding ATP-dependent RecD-like DNA helicase, with the protein MEVIHGYLERITYYNEENHFTVARLQETGKRELTTIVGNLAGITPGESLKLTGKWVQDPRFGPQFRVERFETVVPATVNGIRKYLGSGLIRGIGPVMAKRIVKVFGLQTLDVIDRSPGRLTEVDGIGPKRVELITRAWADQKEIRGIMIFLQDHGISAAYAAKIYRQYGNASVEIVRTNPYRLAADVHGIGFVTADRIARQVGIDPNSVTRAEEGTLYVLNESTSEGHVYLPYETLVSRAAEMLEVSRDLVVEAVERLAADRRVVREDEAVYLTPFYVAETKLAERLNALRDAGAAVRRVDTAQVIPWVEKRLGLRLAEKQAEAVSLAVSNKILVITGGPGTGKTTIIRAIISIFQALGARVLLAAPTGRAAKRMQEASGHEARTIHRLLEFSPGKGGFQRNQDFPLDADAVIVDEASMIDTLLMNSLVRAVPLSAALILVGDTNQLPPVGPGNVLRDIIDSGRFGVVTLTEIFRQSRESRIVVNAHRINRGEFPDLSPLGSGRPSDFYFIQEEDPETAVQTILKLCKVRIPRRFGYHPIRDIQVLTPMYRGLVGAANLNAELQNLLNPGKDGVVRGHRMFRTGDKVMQVVNNYQKEVFNGDIGRITAVHLEQQQLKVDFDGRAVSYEFSELDELVLAYAVSVHKAQGSEYPVVIMPVMTQHYVLLQRNLVYTGVTRGRNLVVLVGTKKALAIAIRNDEPRRRYTRLRERLAYYDLGNG; encoded by the coding sequence GTGGAAGTAATCCACGGTTATCTGGAACGAATTACTTATTACAACGAAGAAAACCACTTCACGGTCGCCCGGCTCCAGGAAACCGGGAAAAGGGAACTGACCACGATCGTGGGTAACCTGGCCGGGATCACCCCCGGGGAGTCTCTGAAACTGACCGGGAAGTGGGTGCAAGACCCCAGGTTCGGACCACAGTTCCGGGTCGAGAGATTCGAGACGGTGGTTCCGGCCACAGTCAACGGCATTCGGAAGTACCTGGGTTCCGGACTGATCAGGGGCATCGGTCCGGTGATGGCCAAACGAATCGTCAAGGTTTTCGGGTTGCAGACACTGGACGTAATCGACCGCTCTCCCGGCCGGCTTACCGAGGTGGACGGCATCGGCCCGAAGCGAGTGGAACTCATCACCAGGGCCTGGGCGGACCAGAAGGAAATCCGGGGAATCATGATTTTCCTCCAGGACCACGGGATCAGTGCCGCCTACGCCGCCAAAATATACAGGCAGTACGGGAACGCGTCGGTCGAGATTGTCAGAACAAATCCCTACCGCCTTGCCGCCGACGTGCACGGGATCGGCTTTGTCACCGCCGACCGGATCGCGAGGCAGGTGGGTATCGACCCGAATTCCGTCACGCGGGCCGAGGAGGGAACCCTTTACGTTCTGAACGAGAGCACTTCCGAAGGTCACGTCTACCTCCCCTACGAAACGCTCGTGAGCCGGGCGGCGGAAATGCTCGAGGTCAGCCGGGATCTCGTGGTCGAGGCCGTGGAGCGGCTGGCTGCGGACCGGCGCGTAGTGCGGGAAGACGAGGCGGTGTATCTTACTCCCTTTTACGTCGCCGAAACCAAACTCGCCGAGCGCCTTAACGCCCTCCGGGACGCCGGAGCCGCCGTGCGGCGGGTGGATACTGCCCAGGTGATACCCTGGGTGGAAAAGAGACTCGGGCTCCGGCTGGCCGAAAAGCAAGCCGAGGCGGTGTCCCTGGCGGTTTCGAACAAGATCCTGGTGATCACCGGCGGGCCGGGTACCGGCAAAACCACCATCATCAGGGCGATCATCAGTATTTTTCAGGCCCTGGGGGCGCGGGTCCTTCTGGCTGCCCCTACCGGGCGGGCGGCGAAACGCATGCAGGAGGCCTCAGGGCACGAGGCCCGGACCATCCACCGCCTGCTGGAGTTCAGCCCCGGGAAAGGCGGTTTTCAGCGCAATCAGGACTTCCCCCTGGACGCCGACGCCGTCATTGTGGACGAGGCCTCCATGATTGATACTCTCCTGATGAACAGCTTGGTCAGGGCCGTCCCGCTGTCCGCCGCCCTTATCCTGGTCGGGGACACCAACCAACTGCCCCCGGTCGGTCCGGGAAACGTCTTGCGGGACATCATCGACTCGGGCCGGTTCGGCGTGGTGACACTGACCGAGATCTTCCGGCAGTCCCGGGAAAGCCGGATCGTGGTGAACGCCCACCGCATAAACCGGGGCGAGTTCCCCGATTTGAGCCCGCTGGGCTCCGGCCGGCCGTCTGACTTCTATTTCATCCAAGAGGAGGATCCGGAAACGGCGGTCCAGACCATCCTCAAGCTGTGCAAGGTACGCATTCCCAGACGTTTCGGATACCACCCGATCCGGGACATCCAGGTACTGACGCCCATGTACAGGGGCCTGGTCGGCGCCGCGAACCTGAACGCCGAGCTGCAAAACCTGCTGAACCCGGGAAAAGACGGGGTGGTCCGGGGCCACCGGATGTTTCGGACCGGGGACAAGGTGATGCAGGTGGTGAACAACTACCAGAAGGAAGTGTTCAACGGGGACATCGGCCGGATCACGGCCGTGCACTTGGAGCAACAACAACTGAAGGTGGACTTCGACGGCCGCGCCGTCAGCTACGAGTTTTCGGAGCTGGACGAACTGGTCCTGGCCTATGCGGTGTCCGTGCACAAGGCCCAGGGGAGTGAATACCCGGTGGTGATCATGCCGGTGATGACTCAGCACTACGTTCTCCTGCAGCGGAACCTGGTTTACACCGGGGTGACCCGCGGCCGGAACCTGGTGGTGCTGGTCGGCACCAAAAAGGCATTGGCCATCGCCATCCGCAACGACGAGCCGCGCCGGCGCTACACCAGGTTGCGGGAGAGGCTTGCATATTATGACCTGGGTAACGGGTAA
- a CDS encoding DUF1847 domain-containing protein, whose protein sequence is MIRLKCAHCKQNPRNACDKTGFDCTGGKLELPEYALPENRPFHVLSSVFQCQFSNTLTRLEELIKFCEAMSYRKLGLAFCVGLAREAGDLATVLESRGFRVESVCCKVVGLKKDDFGLEKVDRDKCEILCNPVAQAKILNRAKTELNIELGLCVGHDILFHKYARAPVTVFAVKDRVLIHNPLGVFQASYLRRRFGLEE, encoded by the coding sequence ATGATCCGGTTGAAATGTGCCCACTGTAAGCAGAATCCCCGGAACGCGTGTGACAAGACCGGCTTTGACTGCACCGGAGGCAAACTGGAGTTGCCCGAGTACGCCCTCCCGGAAAACCGGCCTTTTCACGTGCTGAGCAGTGTGTTTCAGTGTCAGTTCAGCAACACGCTCACCCGACTGGAGGAACTGATCAAGTTTTGTGAGGCGATGAGTTACCGCAAATTGGGCCTGGCTTTTTGCGTGGGCCTAGCCCGCGAGGCCGGCGACCTGGCCACGGTGCTGGAAAGCAGGGGTTTTCGAGTCGAATCGGTTTGCTGCAAAGTGGTCGGTTTGAAAAAGGATGACTTCGGCCTTGAAAAAGTCGACCGGGATAAATGCGAGATCCTGTGCAACCCGGTGGCTCAGGCCAAGATTCTGAACCGGGCGAAGACCGAGCTGAATATCGAGTTGGGCTTGTGCGTGGGTCACGACATATTGTTTCACAAGTACGCCAGGGCGCCGGTCACCGTGTTCGCGGTGAAGGACCGGGTGCTGATACACAACCCGCTGGGCGTGTTCCAGGCCAGCTACCTGCGCAGACGATTCGGCCTCGAGGAATAG
- a CDS encoding peptidylprolyl isomerase produces MGKAVIQTEKGKIVVELFEKEAPNTVANFTKLIKQGFYDGLTFHRVIPGFVIQGGCPKGNGTGGPGYTIKCEINPKKHVRGALSMAHAGRNTGGSQFFICHDAFPHLDGVHTVFGQVIEGQDMVDRIKQGDRMTRVTVEEE; encoded by the coding sequence TTGGGCAAAGCCGTCATCCAAACCGAAAAGGGCAAGATCGTAGTGGAGCTGTTCGAAAAGGAAGCCCCCAATACCGTGGCTAACTTCACCAAGCTGATCAAACAGGGTTTCTACGACGGACTCACTTTTCACCGGGTAATCCCGGGCTTTGTCATCCAGGGTGGTTGCCCCAAGGGCAACGGCACCGGTGGGCCCGGTTACACCATCAAGTGCGAGATCAACCCGAAGAAACACGTCCGGGGCGCTCTCTCCATGGCCCATGCGGGGCGGAACACGGGCGGCAGCCAGTTCTTCATTTGCCACGACGCTTTTCCGCACCTGGACGGGGTCCATACCGTGTTCGGTCAGGTGATCGAGGGGCAGGACATGGTGGACCGGATCAAGCAGGGAGACCGGATGACTAGGGTGACGGTGGAAGAAGAATAA
- a CDS encoding DEAD/DEAH box helicase: MGKKSASASFADLGVSPEILRAVDDMGFEEPSPIQLQTIPQLLDGRDLVGQAQTGTGKTAAFAIPLLMRLQARRGWPQVLVMTPTRELAIQVAEEFARVGRYTNTRVLPVYGGQSIGRQIKTLQRGVDVVVGTPGRVLDHLNRKTLRLEQLQAVVLDEADEMLDMGFIDDIESILNATPPSRQTLLFSATIPGPIARLAEKYMRTPVHVSINPEYVAAPDIWQVYYELRNIDHLEALCRILDAEAVERAIIFCRTKRRVDELAEALRSRGYSADHIHGDLEQNQRNRVMGAFREGEIDLLVATDVAARGIDVQNISHVINYDCPQDPESYVHRIGRTGRAGRTGTAITLVYPKELPLLRTIQRLVKVRIERHPIPSLADVVDRRMEIWRQRLLEALGTGNLTPYRTLVQELSGEYDPMEVAAAALKLLARDQGTAGPDVRPPRAEKFGGTGAEEGMVRFFMNIGRNQGVTPADIVRGVAEQARIPGGVIGAIDIYDNFTFLEVPEEVAHQVAAAMRNAAIKGWNVNLEPARPR, translated from the coding sequence GTGGGTAAGAAAAGTGCTTCGGCAAGCTTTGCCGACCTGGGCGTAAGCCCTGAAATCTTGAGGGCCGTAGACGACATGGGTTTCGAGGAACCCTCGCCGATCCAACTCCAGACTATTCCCCAGCTTTTGGACGGCCGGGACCTGGTCGGTCAGGCCCAGACCGGCACGGGGAAAACGGCGGCCTTCGCTATTCCCCTGTTGATGCGCCTGCAGGCCAGGCGGGGCTGGCCGCAGGTCCTGGTAATGACACCGACCCGCGAACTGGCCATCCAGGTGGCGGAGGAGTTCGCGCGTGTCGGCCGGTACACGAACACCCGGGTACTGCCCGTCTACGGGGGCCAGAGCATCGGCCGGCAGATCAAAACCCTGCAGCGCGGCGTGGACGTGGTGGTGGGCACCCCGGGCCGGGTGCTGGACCACCTGAACCGGAAGACGCTCCGGCTGGAACAGCTGCAGGCGGTGGTGCTGGACGAGGCCGACGAAATGCTGGACATGGGGTTCATCGACGACATTGAGAGCATCCTCAACGCCACTCCGCCCAGCCGCCAAACGCTCCTATTCTCGGCCACCATTCCGGGGCCCATCGCCCGGCTGGCCGAAAAGTACATGCGCACGCCCGTCCACGTGAGTATCAACCCCGAGTACGTGGCCGCGCCGGACATCTGGCAGGTTTACTACGAACTCAGGAACATCGACCATCTGGAAGCGTTGTGCCGGATTTTGGACGCCGAGGCCGTGGAAAGGGCCATCATCTTCTGCCGGACTAAGCGCCGGGTGGATGAACTCGCCGAGGCCCTACGTTCCCGTGGCTACTCGGCCGACCATATCCATGGGGACCTCGAGCAAAACCAGCGCAACCGGGTGATGGGCGCCTTCCGCGAGGGGGAGATCGACCTTCTGGTGGCCACCGACGTGGCCGCCCGCGGAATTGACGTGCAGAACATCTCGCACGTGATCAACTACGACTGCCCGCAGGACCCGGAATCGTACGTGCACCGCATCGGCCGGACCGGACGCGCCGGTCGGACCGGTACGGCCATCACCCTGGTTTACCCCAAAGAACTTCCCCTGCTCCGCACAATCCAGCGCCTGGTTAAGGTGCGGATCGAACGGCACCCGATCCCCTCACTCGCCGATGTGGTGGACCGCCGGATGGAGATCTGGCGGCAACGCTTGCTGGAAGCGCTGGGCACCGGCAACCTGACCCCCTATCGGACTCTGGTTCAGGAACTCAGCGGGGAATACGACCCGATGGAGGTGGCCGCCGCCGCTCTGAAGCTGCTGGCCAGGGACCAGGGGACCGCGGGCCCGGACGTGCGCCCGCCGCGCGCCGAAAAGTTCGGGGGCACCGGGGCCGAGGAAGGCATGGTGCGGTTTTTCATGAATATCGGTCGGAACCAGGGTGTCACCCCGGCCGATATTGTGCGCGGTGTCGCCGAACAGGCACGTATCCCGGGCGGCGTGATCGGGGCAATCGACATCTACGACAACTTCACCTTCCTGGAGGTGCCCGAGGAGGTGGCCCACCAGGTCGCCGCCGCGATGCGGAACGCCGCCATCAAGGGCTGGAACGTGAACCTGGAACCGGCGCGCCCACGGTGA